From one Pseudomonadota bacterium genomic stretch:
- a CDS encoding 2-isopropylmalate synthase (catalyzes the formation of 2-isopropylmalate from acetyl-CoA and 2-oxoisovalerate in leucine biosynthesis), producing the protein MSKRIFIFDTTLRDGEQSPGNTMNTQEKLRVARQLEILGVDIIEAGFPIASDGDFDAVKQIAGIIKNSEVAGLARA; encoded by the coding sequence ATGTCAAAAAGAATCTTTATATTTGATACAACACTGAGGGATGGGGAGCAGTCACCAGGAAATACCATGAACACACAGGAGAAACTTCGGGTTGCCAGGCAGCTTGAAATCCTTGGCGTTGATATCATCGAAGCAGGCTTTCCGATAGCCTCTGACGGTGATTTTGACGCAGTCAAGCAGATTGCAGGTATTATCAAGAATAGTGAGGTTGCAGGTCTTGCCAGGGCA
- the lpxK gene encoding tetraacyldisaccharide 4'-kinase, which produces MQNTIRRIWKGEAKYIKFILYIPLFFLSYLYGKCLLLREYMYKTGMMKVEEAPIPVISIGNISLGGTGKTPIVEKLAAELKREGFNPGIITRGYKRKRKGIFSIDAGKDSAEDVGDEAIMLAKKGQCPVIVGINRARAIDDGIKTFKMDVALLDDGFQLKNIKKDIEILVLNGKEGGKNNALFPLGPCREPFERIKEADIILVNKGDLDNDIKDITKGIPAFKVKYKPAYLYNLRHNLIANYNFLKGKGILAFSGLGDNESFFNLLRDLGANVIHEIAYPDHYAYKQKDIDRISSFEDTDVIVTTEKDAVKITHMEVPENLFYLSIEVDVDREQEFLELIFKRLKTKDEGRI; this is translated from the coding sequence ATGCAAAATACCATAAGAAGAATATGGAAAGGAGAGGCAAAATATATAAAATTTATTTTGTATATCCCCCTTTTTTTTCTTTCTTATCTGTATGGTAAGTGCCTATTATTGAGGGAGTATATGTACAAAACCGGTATGATGAAAGTTGAGGAAGCCCCCATCCCTGTAATAAGTATTGGCAACATTTCATTAGGGGGCACTGGCAAAACTCCAATAGTTGAAAAACTTGCGGCAGAGCTTAAAAGGGAGGGTTTTAACCCCGGGATAATTACAAGGGGTTATAAGAGAAAAAGAAAGGGCATATTTTCTATAGATGCAGGTAAGGATAGTGCAGAAGATGTGGGAGATGAAGCTATAATGCTTGCAAAAAAAGGCCAATGTCCCGTGATTGTCGGCATCAATAGGGCACGGGCGATTGACGATGGGATAAAAACATTTAAAATGGATGTGGCGCTGCTTGATGATGGTTTTCAATTGAAGAACATCAAAAAGGATATTGAGATACTCGTTCTCAATGGAAAAGAGGGCGGGAAAAATAATGCACTATTTCCACTCGGTCCGTGCAGAGAACCATTTGAAAGGATTAAAGAGGCAGACATAATATTGGTGAATAAGGGCGATCTGGATAATGACATAAAGGATATAACTAAAGGTATACCAGCATTTAAAGTGAAATATAAACCGGCGTATCTCTACAATCTCAGACACAATCTTATTGCCAATTACAATTTTCTGAAAGGAAAAGGCATCCTTGCCTTTTCAGGGCTGGGTGATAACGAATCATTTTTTAACCTGTTAAGAGATCTGGGAGCCAATGTTATTCATGAGATTGCATATCCTGACCATTATGCCTATAAGCAAAAGGATATAGATAGGATCTCATCTTTTGAGGATACAGATGTAATTGTAACTACAGAAAAGGATGCCGTAAAGATTACCCACATGGAGGTTCCGGAAAATCTCTTCTACCTGTCAATAGAAGTTGATGTGGATCGGGAACAGGAGTTCCTTGAGCTGATATTTAAAAGGCTGAAGACGAAGGACGAAGGACGCATTTAA
- a CDS encoding YbhB/YbcL family Raf kinase inhibitor-like protein, translating to MKHKLIYFLPLLIVFFLFSEGLSKEEVKMGQLKIASPAFKDNGSIPRQYTCDGKDMNPPLIIENVLKEAKSLALIVDDPDAPVGLWVHWVMWNIDPKIKEIKENYVPKGAIQGINDFRKNNYGGPCPPSGTHRYFFKLYALDTTLNISPNSTKADLEKAMKGHILAQAQIIGLYKKR from the coding sequence ATGAAACATAAATTAATCTATTTTTTACCATTACTTATAGTGTTTTTTCTTTTCTCAGAGGGGTTAAGCAAGGAGGAGGTCAAGATGGGCCAACTTAAGATAGCAAGTCCTGCCTTTAAGGACAACGGGTCCATACCCAGACAGTATACCTGTGATGGAAAGGATATGAATCCACCCCTTATTATTGAAAATGTTCTGAAAGAGGCAAAGTCCCTCGCATTAATCGTTGATGATCCTGATGCCCCGGTAGGCCTATGGGTTCACTGGGTGATGTGGAATATTGACCCTAAAATAAAAGAAATTAAAGAAAATTATGTACCAAAGGGCGCCATACAGGGTATAAACGATTTTAGAAAAAACAATTATGGAGGACCATGCCCGCCTTCCGGCACCCACAGGTATTTTTTCAAACTGTATGCCCTTGATACCACGCTCAACATTAGCCCCAACTCTACAAAGGCCGACCTTGAAAAAGCCATGAAGGGACATATTCTTGCACAGGCTCAGATTATAGGGCTATACAAAAAAAGATAG
- a CDS encoding glycerate kinase: protein MEDGINKKLAIDIFNSALHAADPYESVRIHTDYIVSTYHNEKFNKLFLVSFGKAAFPMTRAVIDSAGDIITSGIVITKYGHATKTDLSNKINIFEAGHPVPDENGFRVTKNIINLLKKADRQTLVVSLISGGGSALLVAPCNGITLSEKQRVTELLLKAGANINELNTIRKHISGVKGGRLAELAFPAKTLSLILSDVIGDRLDVISSGPTSPDKTTYQDALGVISKYNLTDRVPQKILSLLKDGVQGNLPETPKEGNPIFEKVENIIVGSNRMATDAARIKASELGFDASVISTEIQGEAKEVGSLFAKKAIEIRRSNVRKPICLIAGGETTVTVKGNGTGGRNMEMALSFALEIDGIDGITFLSAGSDGTDGPTDAAGAFVDGQTVKSAKVKGLDPEVYLKNNDSYNLFDKINGLFITGPTGTNVMDIQIILIA from the coding sequence ATGGAAGATGGTATTAACAAAAAATTAGCTATTGATATATTCAACTCCGCACTACACGCAGCGGATCCTTATGAGTCTGTAAGAATACATACAGATTATATTGTCTCTACATATCATAACGAAAAATTCAATAAACTATTCCTTGTGAGTTTTGGTAAGGCTGCGTTTCCAATGACACGGGCGGTTATAGATTCTGCAGGCGATATCATCACCAGCGGGATAGTCATTACTAAATATGGTCACGCCACAAAGACTGACCTCTCCAACAAGATCAATATCTTCGAGGCAGGTCATCCGGTGCCAGATGAAAACGGGTTCAGGGTAACAAAAAACATTATCAATCTTCTTAAAAAAGCTGACCGGCAAACCCTCGTGGTATCTCTGATATCTGGCGGCGGTTCTGCCCTCCTCGTAGCCCCCTGTAACGGCATAACCCTCAGCGAAAAACAACGGGTCACAGAATTGTTACTCAAGGCAGGGGCAAACATTAATGAGCTTAATACCATAAGGAAACACATCTCAGGCGTGAAGGGGGGAAGGCTTGCAGAGCTTGCTTTTCCTGCAAAAACATTATCCCTTATACTCTCAGATGTTATCGGTGACAGGTTGGATGTCATTTCCTCAGGACCTACATCGCCTGATAAAACAACCTACCAGGATGCCCTCGGTGTAATCAGCAAATACAACCTAACTGACAGAGTTCCACAAAAGATATTAAGCTTATTAAAAGATGGCGTACAGGGTAATTTACCAGAAACCCCAAAAGAGGGAAACCCAATATTTGAGAAGGTTGAAAACATTATTGTGGGTAGTAACAGGATGGCAACTGATGCCGCAAGGATAAAGGCTTCCGAACTCGGGTTTGATGCATCTGTAATATCAACTGAGATTCAGGGGGAAGCAAAAGAGGTTGGCAGCTTGTTTGCAAAAAAGGCAATTGAAATTAGAAGGTCAAACGTCAGGAAACCCATTTGTTTAATTGCCGGAGGCGAAACAACGGTGACTGTAAAGGGTAATGGTACAGGTGGGAGAAATATGGAGATGGCGCTGTCGTTTGCATTAGAGATTGATGGTATTGATGGTATTACATTTCTCTCTGCCGGGAGTGACGGTACAGATGGACCTACCGATGCGGCAGGCGCTTTCGTTGACGGACAAACTGTTAAAAGTGCAAAGGTTAAAGGTCTTGACCCTGAGGTATATTTAAAAAATAACGACTCCTACAATCTTTTCGATAAAATCAATGGACTTTTTATCACAGGCCCAACAGGCACAAATGTTATGGATATCCAGATTATATTGATTGCCTGA
- a CDS encoding transcriptional regulator translates to MRKKRPKEPPEPVERHDTIRKYIKALLEEYTLSAKDISTYARISEKDVCDHIEHIKKTMNKGNQRLVVKPAQCEKCGFVFKKRGRLTKPSKCPMCYSSLIHPPLFSISTVSQ, encoded by the coding sequence ATGAGGAAAAAGAGACCAAAAGAGCCTCCGGAGCCCGTTGAAAGGCATGATACAATACGGAAGTATATAAAGGCCCTCCTCGAAGAATATACCCTCTCTGCAAAAGACATATCCACGTATGCAAGAATTTCCGAGAAGGATGTGTGTGACCATATTGAACATATCAAAAAAACAATGAACAAGGGTAACCAGCGTCTTGTTGTTAAACCTGCTCAATGTGAGAAGTGCGGCTTTGTGTTTAAAAAAAGGGGTAGGTTGACAAAACCGAGTAAATGCCCTATGTGCTATAGCAGTTTAATCCACCCGCCACTTTTTTCAATCAGTACTGTCAGCCAATGA